Proteins encoded by one window of Burkholderia plantarii:
- a CDS encoding DUF1289 domain-containing protein — MSSNLHDKPDSPCIGVCSTLFDDVCKGCGRTALEVANWVFMSEEEKAAVWERIKREGTAMRFQYDKL; from the coding sequence ATGAGCTCCAATCTTCACGACAAACCGGACAGCCCCTGCATCGGCGTCTGCTCGACCCTCTTCGACGACGTCTGCAAGGGCTGCGGGCGCACCGCGCTCGAAGTCGCGAACTGGGTGTTCATGAGCGAGGAGGAAAAGGCGGCGGTGTGGGAGCGCATCAAGCGCGAAGGCACGGCAATGCGGTTCCAGTACGACAAGCTCTGA